The following are encoded in a window of Clostridium thermarum genomic DNA:
- a CDS encoding type II toxin-antitoxin system prevent-host-death family antitoxin gives MPVIRPSSDLRNKYIEISDFCHKYNEPVYITKNGQGDLAVMSIETYEKLVGKFELYKLLDEGVDAMKKKKVRPFKEALADIEKDL, from the coding sequence ATGCCAGTAATAAGACCAAGTTCAGATTTAAGAAATAAATATATTGAGATATCAGATTTCTGCCATAAATATAATGAGCCGGTTTATATAACAAAGAACGGTCAGGGAGATTTAGCAGTTATGAGTATTGAAACTTATGAAAAACTTGTAGGTAAATTTGAATTGTATAAATTGCTTGACGAAGGTGTTGATGCAATGAAAAAGAAAAAAGTTAGACCTTTTAAAGAAGCGTTGGCTGATATTGAGAAGGATTTATAA
- a CDS encoding type II toxin-antitoxin system RelE/ParE family toxin, translated as MSTYVIQITEPAERDLYEIGVYISKELLEPETAKKVISKIAKGINSLENMPLRNSLVADDRLAYKGIRKIMVDNYIVFYIVTEESKTITIIRILYSRRDWINLV; from the coding sequence ATGAGTACCTATGTTATTCAAATTACTGAACCAGCTGAAAGGGATTTATATGAAATTGGAGTGTATATATCTAAAGAACTTTTAGAACCTGAAACAGCAAAGAAAGTAATTTCAAAAATAGCTAAAGGGATTAATTCTTTAGAAAATATGCCATTAAGAAATTCATTAGTAGCTGATGATAGACTAGCTTATAAAGGTATACGAAAAATTATGGTGGATAACTACATTGTATTTTACATTGTGACTGAGGAGAGTAAAACAATTACAATTATTAGAATATTATATAGTAGAAGAGATTGGATAAATTTAGTATAG
- a CDS encoding diguanylate cyclase produces the protein MKEGNKLEELIYKKILHELPFAYALHKIIFNEKNIPEDYEYVEANNAFEKFTGLKIERIIGKRVTEIIPNIKNNTFDWIRFYGDVALNGGEKEIEQYSDELKRYYKIKVFSPKKGYFITFFIDISNKVKEKNLYKSILSSIQEGIISTDIDGKIISINKTAKDFICCKDRNIFNEKITFFKNDDNEKIMNDLLKVIKTGEITKSDRNIILKKDNKEKILFYTIYPIFNRKQVDGTVINFIDITDKVNKDKEIDYITYHDTLTGIFNRNFFNNELKNIDKEENLPISVIMGDVNGLKLTNDAFGHLVGDKLLITAANTMKKVCRENDIIVRWGGDEFIIILPKTKEKYAEKVCERIKEECEKEFIESINLSISLGYSTKCNIQQDIIKVITDSEDMMYSIKMLESKSQKSKTLKIIIETLYERSKQDVEHSKNVGRLCKLIGEALELSLKEVSELEVLGNIHDIGKIGVSENVLNKTCELTEADWIEVKKHSEIGYHIVSSTNEISFLAEAILAHHEWYNGSGYPKGLKGEQIPKIARILAIADAYDAMISYRPYRKSKSKEEAINELIKYKGIQFDPDLVDLFVDKLINKI, from the coding sequence TTGAAAGAAGGAAATAAATTGGAGGAATTAATTTATAAAAAAATTTTACACGAGTTACCTTTTGCTTATGCATTGCATAAGATAATATTTAATGAAAAAAATATACCAGAAGATTATGAATATGTAGAAGCTAATAATGCTTTTGAAAAATTTACTGGACTAAAAATAGAACGAATCATTGGAAAAAGAGTAACTGAAATAATTCCTAATATAAAAAATAATACATTTGATTGGATAAGATTTTACGGTGATGTTGCATTAAATGGTGGAGAAAAAGAAATAGAACAGTATTCAGATGAATTAAAAAGATATTATAAAATAAAAGTTTTTTCACCTAAGAAAGGTTATTTTATAACATTTTTTATTGATATATCAAATAAAGTAAAAGAAAAAAATTTATATAAAAGTATTTTATCTTCAATTCAAGAAGGAATAATAAGTACTGATATAGATGGAAAAATAATTTCAATAAATAAAACTGCCAAAGATTTTATATGCTGTAAAGATAGAAATATTTTTAATGAAAAAATAACATTTTTTAAAAATGATGATAATGAGAAAATAATGAATGATTTATTAAAAGTTATTAAAACAGGTGAAATAACAAAAAGTGATAGAAATATAATTTTAAAAAAAGACAATAAAGAAAAAATATTATTTTATACTATTTATCCTATTTTTAATAGGAAACAAGTAGATGGTACAGTAATTAATTTTATAGATATAACAGATAAAGTTAATAAAGATAAAGAAATAGATTATATAACATATCATGATACTTTGACAGGAATTTTTAACAGAAATTTTTTTAATAATGAACTAAAAAATATAGATAAAGAAGAGAATTTGCCTATATCTGTTATTATGGGTGATGTAAATGGATTAAAATTAACGAATGATGCTTTTGGACATTTAGTTGGTGATAAACTTTTGATAACAGCAGCAAATACAATGAAGAAAGTATGTAGAGAAAATGACATTATAGTTAGATGGGGAGGAGATGAATTTATTATTATACTTCCTAAAACTAAAGAAAAATATGCTGAAAAAGTATGTGAAAGAATTAAAGAAGAATGTGAAAAAGAATTTATTGAGTCTATTAATTTATCTATTTCTTTAGGATATTCTACAAAATGTAATATTCAACAGGATATAATAAAAGTAATAACAGATTCTGAAGATATGATGTATAGTATTAAAATGTTAGAAAGCAAAAGCCAAAAAAGTAAAACATTAAAAATTATTATTGAAACTTTATATGAAAGAAGCAAGCAGGATGTGGAACATTCAAAAAATGTAGGCAGACTATGTAAACTGATTGGAGAAGCTTTGGAATTATCCTTAAAAGAAGTTTCTGAACTTGAAGTTTTAGGTAATATTCATGATATTGGTAAAATAGGGGTAAGTGAAAATGTTTTAAATAAAACATGTGAATTAACTGAAGCTGACTGGATTGAAGTTAAAAAGCATTCAGAAATAGGTTATCATATAGTTTCATCAACTAATGAAATTTCTTTTTTAGCAGAGGCTATTCTTGCACACCATGAATGGTATAATGGTAGCGGATATCCAAAGGGACTTAAGGGTGAACAAATTCCCAAAATAGCGAGAATCTTAGCAATTGCGGATGCATATGATGCTATGATAAGCTATAGACCATATAGAAAATCAAAATCAAAAGAGGAAGCTATAAATGAATTAATAAAATATAAGGGTATACAATTTGACCCGGATTTAGTTGATTTATTTGTGGATAAATTGATAAATAAAATTTAA
- a CDS encoding DUF6431 domain-containing protein, whose amino-acid sequence MKRGNPEFFVKSVEQSFCPCCGGCLKVIGSRKREFINSEGAVVVLIIRRLRCCECEKIHHELPDILVPYKRYGSESVEVVVSGDNKHSVAADESTIYRLRSWFDSLEKPKSLDALNEFFRVWLEECYQNKTHSALENNAKTPSSAYSSDSKPLKFIDIDILANAFLHFEERKVDKSGCISFQGKKYEVGLSFIGCTVNVVYDPADISVLIYIIKNNHLRLVKWLFKTIIHFY is encoded by the coding sequence TTGAAAAGAGGGAACCCGGAGTTTTTTGTTAAGAGTGTAGAGCAAAGTTTTTGCCCATGTTGTGGAGGATGTTTAAAGGTCATAGGTAGCAGGAAAAGAGAGTTTATAAATAGTGAAGGAGCAGTGGTTGTACTCATAATTAGAAGGCTCAGATGCTGCGAATGTGAAAAAATACATCATGAGCTACCAGATATACTTGTTCCCTATAAACGTTATGGAAGCGAGAGCGTTGAAGTTGTGGTATCCGGGGACAATAAGCACTCGGTTGCTGCTGATGAATCAACCATATATCGCTTAAGAAGTTGGTTTGATTCATTAGAAAAGCCTAAAAGCCTGGACGCATTGAACGAGTTCTTCAGAGTTTGGCTTGAGGAATGTTATCAAAATAAAACCCATTCAGCCCTTGAAAATAATGCAAAGACGCCTTCATCGGCATACTCAAGCGATAGCAAACCACTGAAGTTTATTGACATAGATATTCTGGCAAATGCTTTTCTGCATTTTGAGGAACGAAAGGTTGACAAATCAGGCTGCATAAGTTTTCAAGGTAAAAAATATGAGGTTGGATTATCTTTCATTGGCTGCACCGTTAACGTTGTGTATGATCCTGCGGACATCTCCGTTCTTATTTATATTATAAAAAATAACCATCTTAGATTAGTAAAATGGTTATTTAAAACTATCATTCATTTTTATTAA
- a CDS encoding M23 family metallopeptidase, translated as MGSYNSHYQSYYASLMKNRRNNSYYRGTSTSKGFNPFDRTKLAKRILRELTLVFCLFVLVLACKIIKTPETTNVYNYCKEIVNYNFDYKAAIESLKDMDLQELSVEIQNYMEDVKSSITGEETIKEKINREFSSPLQGKVVSGYGTRIDPVTNNSTFHYGVDFDAAVGTEVKSCSDGVVKSIGQDEILGKYIVIDHGIGVETKYANLEEVTVENSAAVNSGEVIGFSGTDPRTNIPQLHFELLYMGENKDPEEYIRLTYISE; from the coding sequence ATGGGAAGTTATAACTCGCATTATCAATCTTACTATGCATCGTTAATGAAAAATAGAAGAAATAATTCGTATTACAGGGGAACCTCCACATCGAAAGGTTTTAATCCCTTCGATAGAACTAAGCTTGCCAAAAGAATTTTAAGAGAGTTAACCTTGGTGTTTTGCTTATTTGTGCTTGTGTTGGCCTGCAAGATAATTAAAACACCGGAGACAACTAATGTGTATAACTATTGTAAGGAAATTGTAAACTATAATTTTGATTATAAGGCAGCCATTGAAAGCTTAAAGGATATGGATCTTCAAGAATTAAGCGTAGAAATTCAAAATTACATGGAAGATGTAAAGTCTAGTATTACCGGTGAAGAGACCATCAAAGAAAAAATCAACAGAGAGTTCTCATCACCGCTTCAGGGGAAAGTTGTATCAGGCTACGGTACAAGAATCGATCCTGTAACTAATAATAGTACCTTTCATTATGGCGTTGACTTTGATGCAGCTGTTGGTACAGAGGTAAAAAGCTGTAGTGATGGAGTAGTCAAATCTATTGGCCAAGATGAAATCTTGGGAAAGTACATAGTTATTGACCATGGAATAGGTGTTGAAACAAAGTATGCTAATCTGGAGGAAGTAACCGTTGAAAATAGTGCGGCTGTTAACTCTGGAGAGGTTATAGGATTCAGCGGAACCGATCCTCGGACGAATATACCGCAGCTCCATTTTGAGTTGCTATATATGGGAGAAAATAAGGATCCTGAAGAATATATAAGACTTACTTACATCTCAGAGTAA
- a CDS encoding M50 family metallopeptidase: MIKLNKFFIPYIILLIIIGFRGELLISFLLVLLHELVHYGTAVAFGFSGFDIKILPIGAVLRLKDLDEATPMEDLIITAAGPCFNLLLALACYIISTVHPGATINFLIKSNLALGLFNLIPAFPLDGGRILRDALSMKIIYRRANEITVKISIVLGYFILGSFIFLLVLGIHHYNSAIIGIFVIVSSYKERERIVYIIMGDIVRKRSKFIARKYIENKHISIYYKGDLISVLSIMDKNKYNIFTVLDDDMAVMDVLYEEEIVQGLKEYGNITIEEFVKIRDEHNIL, from the coding sequence ATGATAAAATTAAATAAGTTCTTTATTCCATATATAATTCTTTTAATAATTATAGGCTTCAGAGGGGAATTATTAATTTCCTTTTTGCTGGTTCTACTTCATGAACTAGTACATTATGGAACGGCAGTGGCTTTTGGTTTCTCCGGCTTTGATATAAAAATACTCCCTATTGGTGCAGTGCTTAGGCTAAAAGATTTAGATGAGGCAACACCAATGGAGGATTTGATTATTACTGCTGCCGGACCATGCTTTAACTTACTCCTAGCTTTAGCTTGCTATATAATCAGTACAGTTCACCCGGGAGCAACCATAAACTTTTTAATAAAAAGCAATCTTGCTTTGGGTTTATTTAACTTGATTCCTGCATTTCCCTTAGATGGGGGTAGAATTTTAAGAGATGCATTAAGCATGAAAATAATATATAGAAGGGCTAACGAGATCACTGTTAAAATAAGCATAGTTCTGGGATACTTTATATTAGGCAGCTTTATTTTTTTGCTTGTTTTGGGTATCCACCACTATAATTCTGCCATAATTGGAATATTTGTAATAGTCTCCTCCTATAAGGAAAGAGAAAGGATAGTTTATATTATCATGGGTGACATAGTAAGAAAGCGCAGTAAGTTTATAGCCCGGAAGTACATTGAAAATAAACATATATCCATCTACTATAAAGGAGATTTAATAAGTGTGTTAAGTATAATGGATAAGAATAAATATAATATATTTACAGTATTAGACGATGACATGGCGGTAATGGATGTGCTTTACGAGGAAGAAATAGTTCAGGGATTAAAGGAATACGGCAATATTACTATAGAAGAGTTTGTTAAAATCAGGGATGAACATAATATTTTATAA
- a CDS encoding TIGR03960 family B12-binding radical SAM protein yields MNRVNDDILYRVEKPARYIGGELNSVVKDTKSVAIRFAMCFPDVYEVGMSHLGTKILYHVINKREDTYCERAFAPWPDMEKLMRENDIPLYALESKDSLREFDFVGFTLQYEMSYSNILNMLDMAGIPVRASQRREEDPLVIFGGPCAYNPEPLYDIADIFQIGEGEEVVGEILDLYRELKGVKTKVEILREMAKIKGIYIPSLYKTEYKEDGTIASFTPIYDDVPAVVTKRFIPDINENPYPEDMIVPYTEIVHDRVMLETFRGCTRGCRFCQAGMIYRPVREKKVPKLMEQAETLLKNTGYDELSLTSLSICDYSDIQNLVFSLMEKHKEDKVAVSLPSIRIDSFSVDLIKEIQKVRKTGLTFAPEAGSQRMRDVINKGVSEENLLISARHAFESGWSTIKLYFMIGLPYETIEDVVGIADLGEKVVNEYFKVPKEKRNKGLKVTISTSIFVPKPFTPFQWAPQDTMETSREKIKAIRSSLKSKAITYNWHESLVSYLEAIFARGDRRLCDVLVKAFEKGAKFDGWSEYFNFDLWMEAFKECGVDGDFYAYREREYSEILPWDFIDIGVDREFLIAENERAKNGELTPDCRLGCKLCGINVNFKEGKCFAGAVCNKVH; encoded by the coding sequence ATGAATAGAGTTAATGATGATATACTGTATAGAGTTGAAAAGCCTGCAAGATACATTGGAGGTGAGTTAAACAGCGTTGTTAAGGATACCAAAAGTGTAGCCATAAGATTTGCTATGTGTTTTCCCGATGTATATGAAGTGGGAATGTCCCATTTAGGTACGAAGATACTATACCATGTGATAAATAAAAGAGAAGATACATACTGCGAAAGAGCCTTTGCTCCTTGGCCTGACATGGAAAAGTTAATGAGAGAAAATGACATTCCCCTTTATGCCCTGGAGAGCAAGGATTCCTTAAGGGAGTTTGATTTCGTAGGTTTTACCCTTCAATATGAAATGAGTTATAGCAATATACTAAATATGCTTGATATGGCAGGTATACCTGTAAGGGCTTCACAAAGGAGAGAAGAGGATCCCCTTGTAATATTTGGTGGTCCCTGCGCCTATAATCCGGAACCCCTATATGATATAGCAGATATATTTCAGATTGGGGAAGGAGAGGAAGTAGTTGGTGAAATCTTAGACCTTTACAGGGAATTAAAGGGTGTAAAGACTAAGGTGGAAATACTCAGAGAAATGGCAAAGATTAAGGGTATTTATATTCCTTCCTTATATAAGACAGAGTATAAAGAAGATGGAACCATTGCAAGCTTCACTCCTATATATGATGATGTGCCTGCAGTGGTTACCAAGAGGTTTATTCCTGATATAAACGAAAATCCTTATCCAGAAGATATGATAGTACCATATACAGAAATTGTTCATGACAGAGTAATGCTGGAGACCTTTAGAGGTTGTACAAGGGGCTGCAGATTCTGCCAGGCCGGCATGATATACAGACCGGTAAGAGAGAAAAAGGTTCCAAAGTTGATGGAGCAGGCAGAAACCCTGCTAAAGAATACCGGTTATGACGAATTATCACTAACTTCATTAAGTATCTGCGACTATTCAGATATTCAAAATCTTGTTTTTTCCTTGATGGAAAAGCACAAAGAAGATAAGGTTGCAGTGTCCTTACCATCTATCAGAATAGACTCTTTTTCAGTTGACTTGATAAAGGAAATTCAAAAAGTTAGAAAAACGGGTTTGACCTTTGCACCGGAAGCGGGAAGTCAAAGGATGAGAGACGTTATAAATAAAGGAGTTTCAGAGGAAAACTTACTTATCTCTGCAAGGCATGCCTTTGAGTCCGGTTGGTCCACTATAAAACTGTATTTTATGATTGGTCTTCCCTATGAAACTATAGAAGATGTAGTGGGTATTGCTGACCTGGGAGAGAAGGTTGTAAATGAATATTTCAAGGTGCCTAAGGAAAAGAGAAATAAGGGATTGAAAGTAACCATCAGTACATCTATATTTGTGCCTAAGCCTTTTACACCCTTCCAATGGGCTCCACAGGATACCATGGAAACTTCCAGAGAAAAGATTAAGGCCATAAGATCCAGCTTGAAGAGCAAGGCAATAACCTATAACTGGCACGAATCTCTGGTAAGTTATTTGGAAGCCATATTTGCCAGAGGAGACCGAAGACTTTGTGATGTACTTGTAAAGGCTTTTGAAAAGGGTGCAAAGTTTGATGGGTGGTCAGAGTACTTCAATTTTGACCTATGGATGGAAGCCTTTAAAGAGTGCGGCGTAGACGGGGACTTTTATGCATATAGAGAAAGAGAATACAGTGAAATACTTCCCTGGGACTTTATTGATATAGGAGTTGACAGAGAATTTTTAATTGCAGAGAATGAGAGGGCCAAAAACGGTGAACTAACTCCTGATTGCCGACTTGGCTGCAAGCTCTGCGGTATCAATGTAAACTTTAAAGAAGGGAAGTGCTTTGCAGGTGCGGTATGTAATAAAGTTCACTAA
- a CDS encoding TIGR03936 family radical SAM-associated protein — MQVRYVIKFTKESEIRFISHLDLMRTIQRIIRRGKLPVEYSKGFNPHMNLSLAQPLSVGVYSSGEYLDVVFTEEVEEKVILEKLNESSPRGIRFLEAIKVGDALPNERKIPQVMALLDGASYKVKIKYSDTTKLNEELKLLEGKEQWTTVKKSKSGEKEVDIKAMIKEFNYNITGNTLEIDTLLPCGSRESLSPELLSNYIKANTNGAIENSFVDIMRVEMYTLREGQYVAIDSYFNNLKR, encoded by the coding sequence TTGCAGGTGCGGTATGTAATAAAGTTCACTAAAGAAAGTGAGATTAGGTTTATATCCCATTTAGACTTAATGAGAACCATACAGAGAATTATAAGACGAGGAAAACTTCCTGTGGAGTATTCCAAGGGCTTTAATCCACACATGAATCTATCTCTTGCCCAGCCCCTTTCAGTAGGAGTATATTCATCCGGAGAATATCTGGATGTGGTATTCACTGAGGAAGTGGAAGAGAAAGTGATCTTAGAAAAACTAAATGAGAGCAGTCCAAGGGGCATCAGATTTCTTGAGGCAATAAAAGTTGGGGATGCTCTTCCAAATGAAAGGAAGATTCCTCAAGTAATGGCCCTGCTGGATGGGGCCAGCTATAAAGTTAAAATAAAGTATAGCGATACAACAAAACTCAACGAAGAGTTAAAGCTTCTTGAGGGAAAAGAGCAATGGACTACGGTAAAGAAAAGTAAGAGCGGGGAAAAAGAAGTGGACATAAAGGCAATGATAAAGGAGTTTAATTACAACATAACGGGCAATACTTTAGAAATAGATACGCTGCTTCCTTGCGGCAGCAGGGAAAGCCTTTCTCCGGAACTTTTAAGTAACTATATAAAGGCAAATACAAATGGAGCAATAGAAAACTCCTTTGTGGATATAATGAGAGTAGAGATGTATACCCTAAGAGAAGGCCAATATGTAGCTATTGATTCTTACTTTAATAATCTGAAAAGATAA
- a CDS encoding Rne/Rng family ribonuclease, which produces MKEIFIERREDILRIAIKKGNKLIDCFMEEETKGPYPGQIYKAVVKNIIPAIKSAFLDIGLEKNAYLYLEGKYEKKKIKKGDELMVEVVKEELGDKGAKVTTAFSLPGRYCVLVTDSNDISFSSKITSAEYKKDLLAALEKPQEVGIKIRTAAASVTAHEINEEIKQLYNVYSKIVKEHSYKIKPGLLHSDGGVIARVLRDNVDESISKIVTDNSGDYEIIKDFIKDKQDISAKVELYREHRSLFEFYNIEKEVLSLRKKRVNLTCGGYIIIEKTEAMHVIDVNSGRNVASNRREDTVFSTNCEAAEVCAKQIKLRNLSGIIIIDFIDMEEKSHKEEVFNILKRGFEEDKNKTIVYPFTELGLIQIARRRRGKPAADFIDETCAECSGYGKKLRFSYICNLIRNEMLKLEDDSSIKDIYIQLSNYYRNAVEKDLQQFLKFIGAEGKNIYLKYSEDLESFKMEPVIFASQREAVERYRL; this is translated from the coding sequence TTGAAGGAGATATTTATTGAACGCCGGGAGGACATACTAAGAATAGCTATAAAAAAGGGAAATAAGTTAATTGACTGCTTTATGGAAGAAGAAACAAAGGGACCATACCCGGGCCAGATATATAAGGCAGTGGTAAAAAATATTATTCCTGCTATAAAAAGTGCCTTTTTAGACATTGGGTTAGAGAAAAACGCTTACCTATACTTAGAGGGGAAGTATGAAAAAAAGAAGATTAAAAAAGGTGACGAGCTTATGGTGGAAGTGGTAAAAGAAGAGCTGGGAGATAAAGGAGCCAAGGTGACAACAGCCTTTTCACTTCCGGGCAGGTACTGTGTATTGGTAACTGACAGCAATGATATAAGCTTTTCTTCAAAAATAACCTCAGCAGAGTACAAGAAAGACCTGCTTGCAGCCTTGGAAAAGCCTCAGGAGGTTGGCATTAAAATCAGGACAGCCGCTGCATCTGTTACTGCTCATGAAATCAATGAGGAAATAAAGCAGCTCTATAATGTTTATTCAAAAATTGTTAAAGAACATAGTTACAAAATCAAACCTGGGTTACTTCATAGTGACGGAGGGGTTATTGCAAGGGTTTTAAGAGACAATGTGGATGAATCAATATCTAAAATTGTTACAGACAATTCCGGTGATTATGAAATCATAAAAGATTTCATCAAAGATAAGCAAGATATATCCGCAAAGGTGGAACTTTACAGGGAGCATAGATCACTTTTTGAATTCTATAATATAGAAAAAGAAGTCTTATCCCTGAGAAAAAAGAGAGTAAATTTGACCTGCGGTGGGTACATAATAATAGAAAAAACTGAGGCAATGCATGTGATAGATGTTAACAGCGGCAGAAATGTAGCATCAAACCGCCGGGAAGACACTGTCTTTTCAACAAATTGTGAAGCTGCAGAGGTCTGCGCAAAGCAGATTAAGCTTAGAAACCTAAGTGGTATCATTATTATTGACTTCATTGACATGGAAGAGAAAAGCCATAAAGAAGAGGTATTTAATATTTTAAAGAGGGGATTTGAAGAGGATAAGAATAAGACCATAGTATATCCCTTTACAGAGTTAGGCCTCATACAGATTGCACGAAGAAGAAGAGGAAAGCCTGCTGCGGATTTTATAGATGAGACCTGCGCAGAGTGCAGCGGATATGGAAAGAAGCTTCGGTTCTCTTACATATGTAACCTCATAAGAAATGAGATGTTAAAACTGGAAGATGACAGCAGCATCAAAGATATTTACATACAGCTGAGCAATTATTACAGAAACGCTGTAGAGAAAGACCTGCAGCAATTTTTGAAGTTTATAGGAGCAGAGGGAAAAAATATATACTTGAAATACAGTGAAGACCTGGAAAGCTTCAAAATGGAACCTGTAATTTTCGCAAGCCAAAGGGAAGCTGTGGAAAGATATAGATTATAG
- the rplU gene encoding 50S ribosomal protein L21, whose translation MYAVVLTGGKQYRVQEGDVLFVEKLNAEVDSTVELNEVLAVSKADGELVVGKPVVEGAKVVAKVVAQGKAKKIIVFKYKRKKDYRRKQGHRQPFTKILVEKIEA comes from the coding sequence ATGTACGCAGTAGTACTTACTGGTGGAAAGCAGTACAGAGTTCAAGAAGGAGACGTTCTTTTCGTTGAAAAATTAAACGCTGAAGTTGATTCAACAGTTGAACTAAACGAAGTTCTTGCAGTTTCAAAGGCTGATGGAGAATTAGTAGTTGGAAAGCCTGTTGTTGAAGGTGCAAAGGTTGTTGCTAAGGTTGTTGCTCAAGGCAAGGCTAAGAAGATTATTGTTTTCAAGTATAAGAGAAAGAAAGACTACAGAAGAAAGCAAGGACACAGACAACCATTCACTAAGATTCTAGTTGAAAAGATAGAAGCATAA
- a CDS encoding ribosomal-processing cysteine protease Prp, with the protein MIDIVFHKHKDDLVSFTVSGHAEYMEGEVTVYDDVICGVVSNLSQVTILGVTEVLKLGAPYVAEEGDIRLDISRLSPEEIKECQILFRTMLLGLENLEMSYSEYIKVSVEEVQ; encoded by the coding sequence ATGATTGATATAGTCTTTCATAAGCACAAGGATGACTTAGTTTCTTTCACTGTAAGCGGTCATGCCGAATACATGGAAGGGGAAGTTACGGTCTATGATGATGTAATATGCGGCGTAGTTTCTAATCTGTCTCAGGTTACCATTTTAGGTGTTACCGAGGTGTTGAAATTAGGGGCGCCATATGTTGCAGAAGAAGGAGATATCCGCTTAGATATTTCCAGGTTAAGTCCGGAAGAGATAAAGGAATGTCAAATTCTTTTTAGAACCATGCTTCTTGGACTAGAGAATTTAGAAATGAGTTATAGTGAATATATAAAAGTATCGGTAGAGGAGGTGCAGTGA
- the rpmA gene encoding 50S ribosomal protein L27, which translates to MLIINLQLCAHKKGVGSSRNGRDSEAKRLGVKSADGQFVLAGNILVRQRGTKIHPGTNVGIGKDDTLYAKVDGVVRYERLGRDKKKASVYPVDVEEVIAE; encoded by the coding sequence ATGCTAATAATCAACCTTCAGTTATGTGCTCATAAAAAAGGAGTAGGTAGCTCAAGAAACGGTAGAGACAGTGAAGCCAAAAGATTGGGCGTTAAGTCCGCTGATGGACAGTTTGTTTTAGCTGGTAACATATTAGTTAGACAGAGAGGTACAAAGATACATCCTGGTACTAATGTTGGAATAGGTAAGGACGATACACTTTATGCTAAAGTAGACGGCGTAGTTAGATATGAAAGACTAGGTAGAGACAAGAAAAAGGCAAGTGTATATCCTGTAGACGTAGAAGAAGTAATCGCAGAATAA